A portion of the Phycisphaerales bacterium AB-hyl4 genome contains these proteins:
- a CDS encoding sulfatase-like hydrolase/transferase: protein MRVDRNLLLLFAHGLRADVIGDTKAWPLRTPHLEQLAEGGLRVVAGSACPQAQGGMASLLTGLHARQYDSTANAAREQASHSFAHWLTEANYHVAGVGHVGPIRSALDESVLVENVAVVEPAHCAYWTMARGRGLTDALSDQRRRRLRSGPFDPHRLLLEPEEDVDGFIGQQAALMLERMPDDRPWALIVVFTGPGNDLPPPPLYADVVSAAAVKSPFVPVDLRTLDALGEPSYPRSMLQRLEPTAIGRLRADYLGRVSLLDYTVAQLRKALHARTDAGRTWTLATADHGHLLGEHGLIGAQSFLSPAVEVPLLLVPPTNRNHELNQVSVDGLVSTIDVAPTVAALACTDLPPCRIGRSLVPMLRGQTMPAGDQLANLSEFHDRLMLETERFKAVFNRANRACLGLYDLFNDPNEKHNLVDRPDAAKLLDPLRLRLADVLLPLRCATG, encoded by the coding sequence ATGCGCGTTGACCGGAACCTGCTGCTGTTGTTCGCCCATGGTTTGCGAGCAGATGTGATCGGTGACACCAAGGCCTGGCCGCTGCGGACGCCGCACCTCGAACAATTGGCGGAAGGGGGCCTGCGCGTCGTGGCCGGCTCGGCGTGTCCGCAGGCGCAAGGCGGCATGGCCAGCCTGCTCACCGGTCTGCATGCCCGGCAGTATGACAGCACCGCTAACGCAGCCCGCGAGCAGGCGTCGCACAGCTTTGCTCACTGGCTTACCGAAGCGAACTACCACGTTGCGGGCGTGGGCCATGTCGGGCCGATCCGCTCGGCGCTCGACGAGTCCGTGCTGGTGGAAAATGTTGCCGTGGTCGAGCCGGCGCATTGCGCCTATTGGACTATGGCTCGCGGCCGCGGGTTGACCGATGCACTCAGCGACCAGCGCCGCCGTCGGCTTCGCAGCGGGCCGTTCGATCCACACCGACTGTTGCTTGAGCCTGAGGAAGACGTCGACGGGTTTATCGGCCAGCAAGCGGCGCTGATGCTCGAACGCATGCCCGACGATCGCCCGTGGGCGCTGATCGTCGTGTTCACTGGGCCTGGCAACGACTTGCCGCCGCCGCCGTTGTACGCCGATGTGGTCAGTGCTGCTGCGGTGAAGTCGCCGTTCGTGCCAGTCGATCTGCGCACGCTCGACGCGCTGGGCGAGCCGAGCTATCCGCGCTCGATGCTGCAACGCCTCGAACCAACGGCGATCGGTCGCCTTCGCGCTGACTACCTCGGACGCGTCAGCCTGCTCGACTACACTGTCGCTCAGTTACGCAAAGCACTGCACGCGCGTACTGACGCCGGCCGCACTTGGACGCTCGCCACCGCCGACCACGGCCATCTGCTCGGCGAGCATGGCCTCATCGGCGCTCAATCTTTCCTCTCGCCCGCCGTCGAAGTGCCCTTGCTGCTCGTGCCTCCGACCAACAGAAACCACGAACTCAACCAGGTGTCCGTCGACGGTTTGGTGAGCACCATTGACGTTGCGCCCACCGTCGCCGCCCTTGCTTGCACCGACCTGCCGCCTTGTCGCATCGGCCGATCGCTCGTGCCCATGCTTCGCGGCCAGACGATGCCCGCCGGCGACCAACTGGCCAACCTCAGTGAGTTTCACGATCGGCTGATGCTCGAAACCGAGCGATTCAAGGCCGTGTTCAACCGTGCCAACCGCGCCTGCCTCGGCCTCTACGACCTGTTCAACGATCCGAACGAAAAGCACAACCTTGTCGATCGTCCCGATGCAGCCAAGTTGCTGGACCCACTTCGGCTGCGCCTGGCCGACGTGCTGCTACCACTACGCTGCGCGACAGGGTAG
- the mgtE gene encoding magnesium transporter, translating into MPDSPTLENVRAWLEQGDEAAIRQLAEEAHPHTIAELVADLEDEQVWSLLQKMPPTEAGQVYSHLDLERQASLAEQFDDREVATLLEQVAPDDRTDVIQELDPAQQESILAEMAGPEREEIERLDQYAEHTAGSVMSTDVVSLKADLTVQGALEQLRRQAGEKETIFYNYIVDDAHRLVGIVSLKDLVISPPEAKLIDLMDTSPITISAEDDQADAARLIQQYDLLALPVVDRDNRLVGIVTVDDVLDVQQEEATEDFHKLGGVVSLTQPYLSTTIPTLVSKRVGWLAILFGAGLLTVGAMGAFEEQIEQLPLLAVFVPLIIATGGNSGFQAATIMTRAIALQEVEPRHFGRVFGREMFGGLLLGLILAVIAFIMATIVGMWIYSGDVQLLSRSANVGVAVSMSVIAVVLFGNMVGSVLPFLLLKLGLDPATGSTPFVATVVDVAGLLLYFTIATWWLSDQFRETAASVGL; encoded by the coding sequence GTGCCCGACTCCCCAACCTTGGAAAATGTGCGAGCCTGGCTGGAGCAGGGTGACGAGGCGGCCATTCGTCAACTGGCCGAGGAAGCACACCCGCATACCATCGCCGAACTGGTGGCTGACCTGGAAGACGAGCAGGTCTGGTCGCTGCTGCAAAAGATGCCCCCGACCGAGGCGGGCCAGGTGTATTCGCATCTCGATCTGGAACGGCAGGCGAGTCTCGCGGAGCAATTCGACGACCGCGAGGTGGCGACGCTGCTGGAACAGGTCGCGCCGGACGACCGCACGGACGTCATTCAGGAACTCGACCCGGCGCAGCAGGAAAGCATCCTCGCGGAGATGGCTGGTCCCGAGCGTGAGGAGATCGAACGGCTAGACCAGTACGCCGAGCACACCGCCGGCTCAGTGATGAGCACGGACGTCGTCTCGCTCAAGGCGGACCTCACCGTGCAAGGCGCGCTCGAACAGCTTCGCCGACAGGCTGGTGAGAAAGAGACGATTTTTTACAACTACATCGTCGACGACGCACATCGCCTGGTTGGCATTGTCTCGCTGAAGGATCTGGTCATCAGTCCGCCCGAGGCGAAACTGATCGACCTGATGGACACTTCGCCGATCACCATCTCGGCCGAGGACGACCAGGCCGACGCCGCCCGGCTGATTCAGCAGTACGACCTGCTCGCCCTGCCGGTGGTCGACCGCGACAATCGACTGGTGGGCATCGTCACCGTTGACGACGTGCTCGACGTGCAGCAGGAAGAAGCCACGGAAGACTTCCACAAGCTCGGCGGTGTCGTCTCGCTCACGCAGCCTTACCTGAGCACGACCATTCCGACGCTGGTGTCCAAACGCGTCGGCTGGCTGGCGATCCTCTTCGGGGCAGGCCTGTTGACCGTGGGCGCAATGGGGGCGTTCGAAGAGCAGATCGAGCAACTGCCGCTGCTGGCGGTGTTCGTGCCGCTGATCATCGCCACCGGAGGCAACAGCGGCTTCCAGGCAGCGACAATCATGACACGCGCCATCGCGTTACAGGAAGTCGAGCCGCGCCACTTCGGCCGTGTGTTCGGACGCGAGATGTTCGGCGGCCTGCTGCTGGGCCTGATCCTCGCGGTGATCGCCTTCATCATGGCGACGATCGTCGGCATGTGGATCTACTCAGGCGACGTGCAACTGCTTTCACGCTCGGCAAATGTTGGGGTGGCGGTGAGCATGTCGGTGATTGCAGTGGTGTTGTTCGGCAACATGGTCGGATCGGTGCTGCCGTTCCTCCTGCTGAAACTTGGGCTCGACCCGGCGACAGGCTCGACGCCGTTCGTCGCAACCGTCGTCGACGTTGCGGGCCTGCTGCTGTATTTCACCATCGCGACATGGTGGCTGTCAGACCAGTTCCGTGAAACCGCCGCGAGCGTGGGGCTGTAG